In Deltaproteobacteria bacterium GWC2_55_46, a single window of DNA contains:
- a CDS encoding transporter, producing MIRPDRILRYFACVVLITILTGCASTEKTKSTGEYIDDAAITAKVKAEIIREPSLKALQINVDTYKGAVQLSGFVESEASVKKAGEVAAGVSGVKSVKNNLIVK from the coding sequence ATGATAAGGCCTGATCGTATCTTGAGATACTTTGCATGTGTCGTGCTGATAACTATTTTAACGGGATGCGCTTCCACTGAGAAGACAAAGAGCACCGGGGAGTATATAGATGACGCGGCTATCACAGCCAAGGTAAAGGCCGAGATCATAAGAGAACCTTCATTGAAGGCGCTTCAGATAAATGTCGACACCTACAAAGGGGCGGTCCAGCTAAGCGGTTTTGTTGAGTCGGAGGCAAGCGTCAAAAAGGCGGGAGAGGTTGCGGCAGGTGTTTCTGGAGTCAAATCGGTTAAGAACAACCTCATCGTAAAATAG